The following are encoded together in the Parabacteroides chongii genome:
- a CDS encoding polyprenyl synthetase family protein, producing MNDRKKIEQPVAEEFKRFNDEFADSLRSETHRLQSAIDQILHASGKHVRPLLVLLTAKACGKVTDHTINSAVFLELLHTATLIHDDVIDETKERRGVPSLNAIFDNRISVLVGDYVLSTALIRSIQTGNLQIINIVSNLGRDLSEGEIKQLETAEESILDEACYMQVIKKKTATLLSSCTEIGAISADASPELVRKCRKFGEYLGYCFQIKDDIFDYYKEMNIGKPTGNDIREGKVTLPLLHALEQGRREEVASFLKMIHDKDFSAANIDALIEFAKANGGIEYAESRMKEFHDKAVKVLMEFPESDAREGLLALADYIMERQK from the coding sequence ATGAATGACAGAAAGAAAATAGAACAACCGGTTGCGGAAGAGTTTAAACGCTTTAACGATGAGTTTGCGGATTCGCTTCGTAGCGAGACGCATCGGCTGCAATCGGCTATCGACCAGATCTTGCATGCCAGCGGTAAGCATGTTCGTCCGTTACTGGTATTGCTCACAGCAAAAGCTTGTGGAAAAGTAACCGATCATACGATCAATTCGGCTGTTTTTCTCGAATTGTTGCATACGGCTACCCTGATACATGACGATGTAATAGATGAAACGAAAGAACGCCGGGGAGTCCCTTCCCTGAATGCTATTTTCGATAATCGTATATCCGTTCTGGTGGGAGATTATGTCCTTTCTACCGCATTGATCCGTTCTATCCAGACGGGTAATCTGCAAATCATAAATATCGTATCCAACCTGGGACGCGACCTGTCGGAAGGCGAGATCAAACAGTTGGAGACAGCCGAGGAAAGTATCCTCGACGAGGCTTGCTATATGCAGGTGATTAAGAAAAAGACGGCTACTCTGCTTTCTTCCTGTACGGAGATCGGTGCTATATCGGCAGACGCTTCACCGGAGCTGGTGCGTAAATGCCGCAAGTTCGGTGAGTACCTGGGATACTGTTTTCAGATCAAGGATGATATTTTCGATTATTATAAGGAAATGAATATCGGAAAGCCTACCGGCAATGACATACGGGAAGGGAAAGTGACCTTGCCTCTGTTGCATGCGCTGGAGCAGGGCAGGAGAGAGGAAGTGGCTTCTTTCCTTAAAATGATTCACGATAAAGATTTCTCTGCTGCAAATATTGATGCTTTGATCGAGTTTGCCAAGGCGAATGGAGGTATCGAATATGCCGAATCGCGAATGAAAGAGTTTCATGATAAGGCAGTGAAAGTGCTTATGGAGTTTCCGGAATCGGATGCCCGCGAGGGATTGCTTGCACTGGCTGATTATATTATGGAACGACAGAAATAG
- the deoC gene encoding deoxyribose-phosphate aldolase: MTHEHNCSCGHEHDHEHHHDHEHEHMDKYHEAFAKFDPAGTEEIVGKHVASILDKHEKENFTPDVLKQIHGFIDLTSLTSIDTKESIWKLVDRVNDFEGTRPDVPNVAAICTYPLFVETVKQALAAQDVKIASVAGGFPSSQTFTEVKIAETAMAIMSGADEIDVVMNLGYFLEENYDELAEEIQEIKDSCREGKLKVILETGALLTPENIQKAAILALYSGADFIKTSTGKGYPGATLEAVYTMCKVLKKYHSITGKQIGIKVSGGVRTAEDAVKYYTIVKEVLGNDWLNKNLFRIGASSLVEDIEHRLGK; the protein is encoded by the coding sequence ATGACACACGAACACAATTGCAGTTGCGGTCACGAACATGATCATGAACACCATCACGATCACGAACATGAGCACATGGATAAATACCATGAAGCGTTCGCTAAATTCGATCCCGCCGGAACGGAAGAGATAGTAGGGAAACACGTTGCTTCGATCCTTGACAAGCATGAAAAGGAGAACTTCACTCCCGACGTTCTGAAGCAAATCCACGGATTCATCGACCTGACCTCGCTGACCAGCATCGACACAAAAGAAAGTATATGGAAGCTGGTAGACCGCGTAAATGATTTCGAGGGTACTCGTCCCGACGTACCGAATGTCGCAGCGATCTGTACCTATCCCCTCTTTGTGGAAACGGTCAAGCAAGCATTGGCCGCACAGGACGTAAAGATAGCTTCGGTAGCCGGAGGATTCCCTTCTTCTCAGACATTCACGGAAGTGAAAATAGCAGAAACAGCCATGGCTATCATGTCGGGAGCCGATGAAATAGACGTGGTTATGAATCTCGGATACTTCCTGGAAGAAAATTACGATGAATTGGCAGAAGAGATACAGGAGATCAAAGACAGTTGTCGCGAAGGCAAGCTGAAAGTCATTCTGGAAACCGGTGCCCTGCTAACTCCGGAGAATATCCAAAAGGCTGCCATCCTTGCCCTGTATTCGGGTGCTGATTTCATTAAAACATCGACAGGAAAGGGTTATCCCGGTGCAACCCTGGAAGCCGTTTATACGATGTGTAAAGTGCTCAAAAAGTACCATTCCATCACAGGTAAACAGATCGGCATTAAAGTATCCGGTGGCGTTCGCACAGCAGAAGATGCCGTTAAGTACTACACGATCGTTAAAGAAGTACTGGGGAATGACTGGCTGAACAAGAATTTGTTCCGTATCGGCGCCAGCAGCCTGGTAGAAGATATTGAACACCGATTGGGAAAATAA
- a CDS encoding nucleotide pyrophosphohydrolase has product MADITLQQAQEKVDQWIKTYGVRYFNELTNMTILTEEVGELARIMARTYGEQSFKESDKNRDLGDEMADVLWVLICLANQTGVDLTAAFEKNLQKKTCRDKERHINNKKLDV; this is encoded by the coding sequence ATGGCAGATATTACCCTGCAACAGGCCCAGGAGAAAGTAGACCAATGGATCAAAACATACGGTGTCCGTTACTTCAACGAACTGACGAATATGACGATCCTGACCGAAGAAGTAGGTGAACTGGCGCGTATCATGGCACGTACCTACGGCGAACAATCGTTTAAGGAAAGCGATAAAAACCGCGATTTAGGCGATGAAATGGCGGATGTACTATGGGTATTGATCTGCCTGGCAAACCAGACCGGCGTAGACCTGACAGCAGCCTTCGAAAAGAACCTGCAGAAGAAAACCTGCCGGGATAAAGAAAGACATATAAACAATAAAAAATTAGATGTATGA
- the dtd gene encoding D-aminoacyl-tRNA deacylase yields the protein MRTVIQRVQHCSVTIDGELKSRIGNGMLVLVGIEDRDTQEDIEWLCKKIANLRIFDDENGVMNRSVIESGGEVMVVSQFTLHASTKKGNRPSYIKASKPDFAIPMYQTFCDEMGLQIGKPVATGEFGADMKIELLNDGPVTILIDSQNKE from the coding sequence ATGAGAACAGTTATACAACGTGTACAGCATTGCTCCGTCACAATCGACGGAGAACTCAAATCCCGGATAGGGAACGGAATGCTGGTATTGGTCGGCATCGAAGACCGCGATACACAGGAAGACATCGAGTGGTTGTGCAAGAAGATTGCCAACCTGCGCATATTCGACGATGAAAACGGCGTTATGAACCGTTCTGTGATCGAATCGGGAGGCGAGGTAATGGTGGTCAGCCAGTTCACCCTCCATGCCTCTACAAAGAAAGGAAACCGCCCTTCTTACATCAAGGCATCCAAACCCGACTTTGCCATTCCGATGTACCAAACGTTCTGTGACGAGATGGGACTGCAAATAGGCAAGCCCGTAGCCACCGGCGAATTTGGGGCAGACATGAAGATCGAATTGTTGAACGATGGGCCGGTCACGATCCTGATCGACTCGCAAAACAAAGAATAA